A single window of Kitasatospora sp. HUAS MG31 DNA harbors:
- a CDS encoding NAD(P)/FAD-dependent oxidoreductase, with protein MNNDGGARRGHAVVAGAGIGGLLAARVLSETYTRVSVIDRDALPADGGPRRGVPQSRHAHGMLSRGFEILEDLFPGLREDLLARGALVRDVQADVFWVNDGHRLKAAPSGLPGLMVSRPELEHYLRTRVSALPGVEFHERCEVLEPVADEARLRVTGVRALRMNAEPQVLETDLFVDATGRGNRGATWLRGLGYEPAPEERVDSGLVYASREYRRKPGTAVADAYIIGAQAQAPRGGVALSAEGDRWLVTLFGMGGDVPPGDPEGYHRFAERLPAPDLHRLLVQLEPLGEPKLMRIPVSIRRRYERLDRFPQGYLVFGDALCQFNPSYGQGMTVAACEADALRECLAAGPAEDLARRFFRRAARITDVPWDMSVGGDLRFPFIEGRRTLRVRLLNRYIARLHRAAAHDALVGRTFLGVANLQEPPQRLLAPGMLLRVLRPRPAVRPAAAERPVDGAPAESPSPAAG; from the coding sequence ATGAACAACGACGGCGGGGCGAGACGGGGGCACGCGGTCGTCGCGGGAGCGGGGATCGGCGGCCTGCTGGCGGCCCGGGTGCTCAGCGAGACGTACACGAGGGTGAGCGTGATCGACCGCGACGCCCTGCCGGCGGACGGCGGTCCGCGGCGCGGGGTGCCGCAGAGCCGCCACGCGCACGGCATGCTGTCGCGCGGCTTCGAGATCCTGGAGGACCTGTTCCCGGGGCTGCGCGAGGACCTGCTGGCGCGCGGCGCCCTGGTCCGGGACGTCCAGGCGGACGTGTTCTGGGTCAACGACGGCCACCGGCTGAAGGCGGCGCCCTCAGGCCTGCCCGGACTGATGGTCAGCCGTCCCGAGCTGGAGCACTACCTGCGCACCCGGGTGTCCGCGCTGCCCGGGGTGGAGTTCCACGAGCGCTGCGAGGTGCTCGAACCGGTCGCGGACGAGGCCCGCCTCCGGGTCACCGGCGTCCGGGCGCTGCGGATGAACGCCGAGCCGCAGGTGCTGGAGACGGACCTGTTCGTGGACGCCACCGGCCGCGGCAACCGCGGCGCGACCTGGCTCCGCGGCCTCGGCTACGAGCCGGCCCCGGAGGAGCGGGTCGACTCGGGGCTGGTCTACGCCTCGCGCGAGTACCGGCGCAAGCCCGGCACGGCGGTGGCGGACGCGTACATCATCGGGGCGCAGGCCCAGGCGCCGCGCGGCGGTGTCGCGCTCAGCGCCGAGGGCGACCGCTGGCTGGTCACCCTGTTCGGCATGGGCGGGGACGTCCCGCCGGGCGACCCGGAGGGCTACCACCGGTTCGCCGAGCGGCTGCCTGCGCCCGACCTGCACCGCCTGCTGGTCCAGTTGGAGCCGCTGGGCGAGCCGAAGCTGATGCGGATCCCGGTCTCCATCCGCCGCCGCTACGAGCGGCTGGACCGCTTCCCGCAGGGCTACCTGGTGTTCGGCGACGCCCTCTGCCAGTTCAACCCCTCGTACGGGCAGGGCATGACGGTGGCCGCCTGCGAGGCGGACGCGCTGCGCGAGTGCCTCGCCGCCGGTCCCGCCGAGGACCTGGCGCGGCGGTTCTTCCGGCGGGCCGCGCGGATCACCGACGTGCCCTGGGACATGTCGGTCGGCGGCGACCTGCGGTTCCCGTTCATCGAGGGCCGCCGGACGCTGCGGGTGCGGCTGCTCAACCGGTACATCGCCCGGCTGCACCGCGCCGCCGCGCACGACGCCCTGGTGGGCCGGACCTTCCTCGGTGTGGCCAACCTGCAGGAGCCGCCGCAGCGGCTGCTCGCGCCGGGCATGCTGCTCCGCGTGCTCCGTCCCCGCCCGGCCGTCCGCCCCGCCGCCGCCGAGCGTCCGGTGGACGGCGCCCCCGCCGAGAGCCCGTCACCGGCGGCGGGCTGA
- a CDS encoding DUF6939 family protein: MPIHIASRRRSAASLAAAYPGAQILDVTSRGPEPWVRLSPFYPHGGIPVPFSEGVVGRSVEGIWQALKVFPEAGVDRTKLEVTAMKGLKRTVRRFGPVQGHRAGLDGERLLPYETARRLVYLPSYRWVLEHRVADLVERLRTAGDGDVVLLDYTTNGDVADPSSPLSHAALVKLFVEGRWPSEEEAPGPPAH, translated from the coding sequence GTGCCGATCCACATCGCGAGCCGCCGCCGCTCGGCGGCCTCGCTGGCCGCCGCGTACCCGGGGGCACAGATCCTCGACGTGACCTCCCGGGGGCCCGAGCCCTGGGTGCGGCTCAGCCCCTTCTACCCGCACGGCGGGATCCCGGTGCCGTTCTCCGAGGGCGTGGTGGGCCGGTCGGTGGAGGGGATCTGGCAGGCGCTCAAGGTCTTCCCGGAGGCCGGTGTCGACCGGACGAAGCTGGAGGTCACCGCGATGAAGGGCCTGAAGCGGACGGTCCGCCGCTTCGGGCCCGTCCAGGGCCACCGCGCGGGGCTGGACGGCGAGCGCCTGCTGCCGTACGAGACCGCCCGCCGGCTGGTCTACCTGCCGTCCTACCGCTGGGTCCTGGAGCACCGGGTGGCGGATCTGGTCGAGCGGCTGCGGACGGCCGGGGACGGGGACGTCGTGCTGCTCGACTACACCACCAACGGCGACGTCGCCGACCCGTCCAGCCCGCTCTCGCACGCGGCCCTGGTGAAGCTCTTCGTCGAAGGCCGCTGGCCGTCCGAGGAGGAGGCCCCGGGGCCGCCTGCTCACTGA
- a CDS encoding VOC family protein codes for MTYHQPTPHQRPSTAVQLNHTVVYATDRQASAWFLAGILDLTVGAPFGPFLPVDLGNGVTLDYYELRDAPVQPNHYAFLVPDEQFDAMIERLEAARVTYFADPGHTEPGRINRLFGGRGAYFADPDGHNLEIMTRPYQRP; via the coding sequence TTGACGTACCACCAGCCCACCCCTCACCAGCGGCCCTCCACCGCCGTCCAGTTGAACCACACCGTCGTCTACGCCACGGACCGGCAGGCCTCCGCCTGGTTCCTCGCCGGAATCCTCGACCTCACGGTGGGCGCGCCCTTCGGGCCGTTCCTGCCCGTGGACCTCGGCAACGGCGTCACGCTCGACTACTACGAGCTGCGGGACGCGCCGGTCCAGCCCAACCACTACGCGTTCCTGGTGCCGGACGAGCAGTTCGACGCGATGATCGAGCGCCTGGAGGCCGCCCGGGTGACCTACTTCGCCGACCCCGGGCACACCGAACCCGGCCGGATCAACCGGCTGTTCGGCGGGCGCGGCGCCTACTTCGCCGACCCGGACGGCCACAATCTGGAGATCATGACGCGCCCCTACCAGCGGCCCTGA
- a CDS encoding transglutaminase domain-containing protein: protein MSSLLRPNLRPRRAVAVAQSEVAGGTEPTRILDWTHPRVAALTAELAVGAASSDPHGAPAAPLDAPARIALLRRAHRLIAVSVQPVYSVEDERRVSRVLARGRGSCSQRLALLEAVARSAGVPTRVRGLLVDGRFWHPRFPRLRRIVPDQVLLAWPEFRLQDGPEAVWLPVSELFGSIESLRAADGRAFTNDGPETLFEALARTAVDWDGGGAGLCPAAAPDSCDLSAHVLRDLGRYDARDDLFARHGQTLCRPARLLAEPVLGRRPAGL from the coding sequence ATGTCGTCCCTCCTGCGACCGAACCTCCGCCCCCGCCGGGCCGTCGCCGTGGCGCAGTCGGAGGTGGCGGGCGGCACCGAACCCACCCGGATCCTGGACTGGACGCACCCGCGCGTCGCCGCCCTGACGGCGGAACTCGCCGTCGGCGCGGCCTCGTCCGACCCGCACGGCGCCCCGGCCGCCCCGCTGGACGCCCCGGCCCGGATCGCCCTGCTGCGCCGGGCCCACCGGCTGATCGCCGTGTCCGTCCAGCCGGTCTACTCGGTCGAGGACGAGCGCCGGGTCTCCCGGGTACTGGCCCGCGGGCGCGGCTCGTGCAGCCAGCGCCTGGCGCTGTTGGAGGCGGTGGCCCGCTCCGCGGGGGTGCCTACCCGGGTCCGCGGCCTGCTGGTGGACGGCCGGTTCTGGCACCCGCGGTTCCCGCGGCTGCGGAGGATCGTCCCCGACCAGGTCCTGCTCGCCTGGCCGGAGTTCCGCCTGCAGGACGGTCCCGAGGCTGTCTGGCTGCCGGTCTCCGAACTCTTCGGCTCGATCGAGTCGCTGCGCGCCGCCGACGGTCGGGCCTTCACCAACGACGGCCCGGAGACCCTCTTCGAGGCGCTCGCCCGGACGGCCGTCGACTGGGACGGTGGCGGCGCCGGCCTCTGTCCCGCCGCCGCCCCCGACTCCTGCGACCTGTCCGCCCACGTGCTGCGCGACCTCGGCCGCTACGACGCGCGCGACGACCTCTTCGCCCGCCACGGCCAGACCCTCTGCCGCCCGGCCCGCCTCCTCGCCGAGCCCGTCCTCGGCCGCCGCCCGGCCGGCCTCTGA
- a CDS encoding TetR/AcrR family transcriptional regulator, whose amino-acid sequence MTRSAPDPARRSERSRTAVLTAAAELVAEVGFARLTIEAIAARAGVGKQTIYRWWPSKGAVVFDAFLAASENASGSLDLPDTGDLAADLRAVLRPTADELADPGFDNTGRALTAEVVTDPALLREYRERLLDPLLEVTRERLRSARESGEIAPDADLDLAVELLYGPMYYRWLHGLGPLDHGYADRLLDAVLRSLRT is encoded by the coding sequence ATGACCCGCAGCGCCCCCGACCCCGCCCGCCGCAGCGAACGCTCGCGCACGGCCGTGCTGACCGCCGCCGCCGAACTGGTCGCCGAGGTCGGCTTCGCCAGGCTGACCATCGAGGCGATCGCCGCCCGCGCGGGCGTCGGCAAGCAGACCATCTACCGCTGGTGGCCCTCCAAGGGCGCGGTGGTCTTCGACGCCTTCCTCGCCGCCAGCGAGAACGCCTCCGGCAGCCTGGACCTGCCCGACACCGGCGACCTCGCCGCCGACCTCCGGGCCGTCCTGCGACCCACCGCCGACGAACTCGCCGACCCGGGCTTCGACAACACCGGCCGCGCCCTCACCGCCGAGGTGGTGACCGATCCCGCCCTGCTGCGGGAGTACCGCGAACGACTGCTGGACCCCCTGCTGGAGGTCACCCGCGAGCGGCTGCGCAGCGCCCGGGAGAGCGGGGAGATCGCCCCGGACGCCGACCTCGACCTCGCCGTCGAGCTGCTGTACGGGCCGATGTACTACCGATGGCTGCACGGGCTGGGGCCGCTGGACCACGGGTACGCGGACCGGCTGCTCGACGCGGTCCTGCGGTCACTCCGCACCTGA
- a CDS encoding macrolide family glycosyltransferase — MTRPAHIAMVSIPAHGHVNPSLEVIRELVARGHRVSYCNDPSFARTIESTGARLVPYDTVLPLGEDPGEWPEGPVAIQELFLDDAVAMLPALQRAFEGDRPDLVLYDIAGYAGRLVAEGWGVPAVQLSPTFVAWEGYEQDLAEMLDAVRTGPGGPEHHRRFADWLADNGAAVRDPQEFTGRPARSLALVPRVLQPNADRVDPERYTFLGPCFGDRSHQGDWTRPEGAERVLLVSLGSAFTRQPAFYRACLRAFGDLPGWHVVLQIGWHTDPAELGPVPANVEVHPWVPQLAVLEQADAFVTHAGMGGTAEGLSCGLPMIAVPQAADQFANADRLVELGVGRRLDTEQATAEELRKALLELTADPAVAPRLAAIRRELREEGGTTRAADLIEAHLPGRC; from the coding sequence ATGACCCGCCCTGCCCACATCGCCATGGTCTCGATCCCGGCCCACGGCCACGTCAACCCCAGCCTGGAGGTGATCCGCGAACTCGTCGCCCGCGGCCACCGCGTCAGCTACTGCAACGACCCGTCCTTCGCACGGACCATCGAGTCCACCGGCGCCCGGCTCGTCCCGTACGACACGGTGCTGCCGCTCGGCGAGGACCCGGGGGAGTGGCCCGAGGGCCCGGTGGCGATCCAGGAGCTGTTCCTGGACGACGCCGTCGCGATGCTGCCCGCCCTGCAGAGGGCCTTCGAGGGCGACCGCCCCGACCTCGTCCTGTACGACATCGCCGGGTACGCGGGCCGGCTGGTCGCCGAGGGCTGGGGCGTGCCGGCGGTACAGCTCTCTCCGACCTTCGTCGCCTGGGAGGGGTACGAGCAGGACCTCGCCGAGATGCTCGACGCGGTCCGCACCGGCCCCGGCGGCCCGGAGCACCACCGCCGGTTCGCCGACTGGCTGGCCGACAACGGCGCCGCGGTCCGCGACCCGCAGGAGTTCACGGGCCGCCCCGCCCGCTCGCTCGCGCTGGTGCCGCGCGTCCTCCAGCCGAACGCCGACCGGGTCGACCCCGAGCGGTACACCTTCCTCGGGCCCTGCTTCGGCGACCGCTCCCACCAGGGCGACTGGACGCGTCCGGAGGGCGCCGAGCGGGTGCTGCTGGTGTCGCTGGGCTCGGCGTTCACCCGGCAGCCGGCCTTCTACCGCGCCTGTCTGCGGGCCTTCGGCGACCTGCCAGGCTGGCACGTGGTGCTGCAGATCGGCTGGCACACCGACCCGGCCGAGCTCGGCCCGGTCCCGGCCAACGTGGAGGTGCACCCGTGGGTCCCGCAGCTGGCGGTGCTGGAGCAGGCGGACGCCTTCGTCACCCACGCCGGCATGGGCGGCACCGCGGAGGGCCTGTCCTGCGGGCTGCCGATGATCGCCGTCCCGCAGGCGGCCGACCAGTTCGCCAACGCCGACCGCCTGGTCGAACTCGGCGTCGGCCGACGGCTGGACACCGAGCAGGCCACCGCCGAGGAACTACGCAAGGCCCTACTGGAGTTGACCGCCGACCCGGCGGTCGCCCCACGGCTGGCCGCCATCCGGCGGGAACTCCGTGAGGAAGGCGGCACCACCCGGGCGGCCGACCTGATCGAGGCCCACCTGCCCGGACGGTGCTGA
- a CDS encoding YrhB domain-containing protein yields the protein MESVISREQAIELVEALLERERPTSAWARGIPALAVYAVDERSVGWLAYWTSAEGARNPALRGTLLGGPYLVDREDGSIHFVPGTWWTDDWEEHYLWQVKGIRRPDPLAAEVRHLADSVGTAAAMQHLRKRAPRVTLREAKAYVAIVRDGSEPPEELLSLTREPNPDLGPIETLAGPVL from the coding sequence ATGGAGAGCGTGATCTCCAGGGAACAAGCGATCGAGCTGGTCGAGGCCTTGCTGGAGCGGGAGCGGCCGACCTCGGCATGGGCGAGGGGGATCCCCGCGCTGGCCGTGTACGCCGTCGACGAGCGGTCGGTCGGGTGGCTCGCGTACTGGACCTCGGCGGAGGGCGCCCGCAACCCCGCCCTGCGCGGGACCCTCCTCGGCGGCCCCTACCTGGTCGACCGGGAGGACGGGAGCATCCACTTCGTTCCCGGCACCTGGTGGACCGATGACTGGGAGGAGCACTACCTCTGGCAGGTCAAGGGCATCAGGAGGCCCGACCCCCTCGCCGCGGAGGTCCGGCACCTCGCGGACTCCGTCGGGACCGCCGCCGCCATGCAGCACCTGCGCAAGCGTGCCCCGCGGGTGACCCTGCGGGAGGCCAAGGCCTACGTGGCGATCGTCCGGGACGGGAGCGAACCACCCGAGGAACTGTTGAGCCTCACCCGCGAGCCCAATCCGGACCTCGGCCCGATCGAGACACTGGCCGGCCCGGTCCTGTAG
- a CDS encoding M48 family metalloprotease: protein MHVAVYLPLLFPALAAFLARPLGEGLPPRAATWLLTAGSLVLATAGTAVLGMLAVTGLLRIPLLARLADGHWSAHAAQQHDPTSLSVAVLAGTLLVVVTALAGRMLVRRARTLASAMAEAACLPGPDQLVIVDDPAAEAYAVPGNPGRIVVSTGMLDALEPTEHAILLAHERAHLDHRHHLFVALAQLAAAANPLLRPLATTVGYTVERWADEDAAACTGDRAQVARTIGKAALAARRTRGRSRIPAAALGLLGRLGRLRPVGPGPGPVPRRVAALLAPAPRSRTWTTAAFLGLAAATALCAAEAAHDLQTLLELAEHAATRS, encoded by the coding sequence GTGCACGTCGCCGTCTACCTTCCGCTGCTCTTCCCCGCCCTGGCCGCGTTCCTCGCCCGGCCGCTGGGCGAGGGCCTGCCGCCGCGCGCGGCCACCTGGCTGCTGACGGCCGGTTCGCTCGTCCTGGCGACCGCCGGCACCGCCGTCCTCGGCATGCTGGCCGTCACCGGGCTGCTCCGGATCCCGCTGCTCGCCCGGCTCGCCGACGGGCACTGGTCGGCCCACGCCGCCCAGCAGCACGACCCCACCTCCCTCTCCGTGGCCGTCCTCGCCGGGACGCTGCTGGTCGTCGTCACCGCCCTGGCCGGCCGGATGCTCGTACGGCGCGCCCGCACCCTGGCCTCGGCCATGGCCGAGGCCGCCTGCCTGCCCGGCCCCGACCAGCTCGTCATCGTCGACGACCCCGCCGCCGAGGCGTACGCCGTCCCCGGGAACCCGGGCCGGATCGTCGTCTCCACCGGCATGCTCGACGCGCTCGAACCCACCGAACACGCGATCCTGCTCGCCCACGAACGCGCCCACCTCGACCACCGGCACCACCTGTTCGTCGCGCTCGCCCAGCTCGCCGCCGCCGCCAACCCGCTGCTCCGCCCGCTCGCCACCACCGTCGGCTACACCGTGGAACGCTGGGCCGACGAGGACGCCGCCGCCTGCACGGGCGACCGCGCACAGGTCGCCCGCACCATCGGCAAAGCCGCCCTGGCCGCCCGCCGCACCCGCGGCCGCAGCCGGATCCCGGCCGCCGCCCTCGGCCTCCTCGGCCGCCTCGGCCGCCTCCGACCGGTCGGCCCCGGCCCCGGTCCGGTACCCCGCCGCGTCGCCGCCCTGCTGGCGCCCGCCCCGCGCAGCCGCACCTGGACCACCGCCGCCTTCCTCGGCCTGGCCGCGGCCACCGCCCTGTGCGCGGCGGAGGCCGCCCACGACCTGCAGACCCTGCTGGAGCTGGCGGAACACGCGGCCACCCGCAGCTGA
- a CDS encoding BlaI/MecI/CopY family transcriptional regulator — protein sequence MHTTAPEGRGKGELEAEILAVLHRAAPEAATPGEVLERLGDARLAYTTVVTALTRLHGKGLLRRAKRGRAFAYTPVADESGLAARRMSKVLDGRADREAVLAHFVDELSDADEELLRRLLDSGT from the coding sequence ATGCACACCACCGCGCCCGAGGGGCGGGGCAAGGGCGAGCTGGAGGCGGAGATCCTGGCCGTGCTCCACCGGGCGGCTCCCGAGGCGGCGACCCCGGGCGAGGTCCTCGAACGGCTCGGCGACGCCCGACTCGCGTACACCACCGTGGTCACCGCCCTGACCCGCCTGCACGGCAAGGGCCTGCTCCGGCGCGCCAAGCGCGGCCGCGCCTTCGCCTACACCCCCGTGGCCGACGAGTCCGGGCTGGCCGCCCGCCGGATGAGCAAGGTCCTGGACGGCCGAGCCGACCGCGAGGCCGTGCTCGCCCACTTCGTCGACGAGCTGTCCGACGCCGACGAGGAACTCCTCCGCCGGCTCCTGGACTCCGGGACGTAG
- a CDS encoding phosphatase PAP2 family protein, translated as MTDTAVPLAFNGSGIDGSLFTGVTDFARETAWLNAPLQLWTDAGLGVFALLMLIGWWNARRRDTPALTLALAAPLSVVLAFGLTEIVKDLVAETRPCYALPHDYFVDACPAPTDYAFPSGHSTTAFATVAALWLLDRRLSVIAAVFALLEGFTRVYLGDHYPHDVIGAAVLAIPAAYLTSRILARLATPLVARLRTGALAPALGTDPTS; from the coding sequence ATGACCGACACCGCGGTCCCCCTCGCCTTCAACGGCTCCGGCATCGACGGCTCGCTGTTCACCGGCGTCACCGACTTCGCCCGTGAGACGGCGTGGCTCAACGCCCCGCTCCAGCTGTGGACCGACGCGGGACTCGGGGTCTTCGCCCTCCTCATGCTGATCGGCTGGTGGAACGCCCGCCGCCGCGACACCCCCGCCCTGACCCTGGCCCTCGCGGCGCCGCTGTCCGTGGTCCTCGCCTTCGGCCTCACGGAGATCGTCAAGGACCTCGTCGCCGAGACCCGGCCCTGCTACGCGCTCCCGCACGACTACTTCGTCGACGCCTGTCCGGCCCCGACCGACTACGCCTTCCCCAGCGGCCACTCCACCACCGCCTTCGCCACGGTCGCCGCCCTGTGGCTGCTGGACCGGCGCCTGTCGGTGATCGCCGCCGTCTTCGCCCTCCTCGAAGGTTTCACCCGGGTCTACCTCGGCGACCACTACCCCCACGACGTCATCGGCGCCGCCGTTCTGGCGATCCCGGCCGCCTACCTGACCAGCCGGATCCTGGCCCGCCTCGCCACCCCGCTGGTGGCCCGCCTCCGTACCGGAGCCCTCGCCCCCGCCCTCGGCACCGACCCCACCAGCTGA
- a CDS encoding glutamate synthase subunit beta, with protein sequence MADPKAFLTTPRRARERRDAQERLDDHREVYRPGALLPIINQQAERCMDCGLPFCHQACPLGNLIPDWNTLVAHDDWRKAAARLLATNNFPEFTGRLCPAPCESACVLAIDAEAVTIKNIELEIADRAWELGFDRPQPPERMTGFRVAVIGSGPAGLAAAQQLTRAGHTTTVFERADRIGGLLRYGIPPFRLEKHRLNRRIEQMRTEGTRFRTGVAVGPDLGADELRERNDAVVVAIGATAGRELPVPGRELAGVHQALAYLTLANRTDEGDYPLSPLSAEGRSVVIVGGGDTAADCLGTALRQRAAAVTQLDINPCPPERRAEDQPWPVHPKVYRVTTSHEEAGAPATDPRVFRATTVGFEADADGHLAGVRFADAEPGDRHPRPGTERALPADLALLALGFTGPERDGGLAEQLGLAHDRRGNLGRDQDFAGGPDGVFVAGDAGRGQSLIVWAVAEGRAAAAAVDRYLRGGTTDLPAPITATTRALAP encoded by the coding sequence ATGGCAGACCCCAAGGCCTTTCTCACCACCCCGCGTCGTGCGCGGGAGCGCCGGGACGCGCAGGAGCGGCTGGACGACCACCGGGAGGTGTACCGTCCCGGCGCGCTGCTGCCGATCATCAACCAGCAGGCCGAGCGCTGCATGGACTGCGGGCTGCCGTTCTGCCACCAGGCCTGCCCGCTGGGCAACCTCATCCCGGACTGGAACACGCTGGTCGCGCACGACGACTGGCGCAAGGCCGCGGCCCGTCTGCTGGCCACCAACAACTTCCCGGAGTTCACCGGGCGGCTGTGCCCGGCGCCCTGCGAGAGCGCCTGTGTGCTGGCCATCGACGCCGAGGCCGTGACCATCAAGAACATCGAGCTGGAGATCGCCGACCGGGCGTGGGAGCTGGGGTTCGACCGGCCGCAGCCGCCGGAGCGGATGACCGGCTTCCGGGTGGCGGTGATCGGCTCGGGCCCGGCGGGCCTGGCCGCCGCCCAGCAGCTGACCCGGGCCGGCCACACCACCACGGTGTTCGAGCGGGCCGACCGGATCGGCGGGCTGCTGCGGTACGGCATCCCGCCGTTCCGGCTGGAGAAGCACCGCCTGAACCGCCGGATCGAGCAGATGCGGACCGAGGGCACCCGGTTCCGCACCGGCGTCGCGGTCGGCCCCGACCTGGGCGCGGACGAGCTGCGCGAGCGCAACGACGCCGTGGTGGTGGCGATCGGGGCCACCGCCGGCCGCGAACTCCCGGTGCCGGGACGGGAACTGGCCGGGGTGCACCAGGCGCTGGCGTACCTCACCCTGGCCAACCGGACCGACGAGGGCGACTACCCCCTCTCGCCGCTCTCGGCCGAGGGGCGCAGCGTGGTGATCGTGGGCGGCGGCGACACGGCCGCGGACTGCCTGGGCACCGCGCTGCGGCAGCGGGCGGCGGCGGTCACCCAGCTGGACATCAACCCGTGTCCGCCGGAGCGCCGGGCCGAGGACCAGCCGTGGCCGGTCCACCCGAAGGTGTACCGGGTGACCACCTCACACGAGGAGGCGGGCGCCCCGGCCACCGACCCGCGGGTGTTCCGGGCGACCACGGTCGGGTTCGAGGCGGACGCGGACGGGCACCTGGCCGGGGTGCGGTTCGCCGACGCGGAGCCCGGCGACCGGCACCCCCGGCCCGGCACCGAGCGGGCCCTGCCCGCCGACCTCGCCCTGCTCGCCCTCGGCTTCACCGGCCCCGAACGGGACGGCGGCCTCGCCGAGCAGCTGGGCCTCGCCCACGACCGGCGCGGGAACCTCGGCCGCGACCAGGACTTCGCCGGCGGTCCGGACGGCGTCTTCGTCGCGGGCGACGCCGGGCGTGGCCAGTCGCTGATCGTCTGGGCGGTCGCCGAGGGCCGCGCGGCCGCCGCCGCCGTCGACCGCTACCTCCGCGGCGGCACCACCGACCTCCCCGCCCCCATCACCGCCACCACCCGGGCCCTGGCGCCGTGA
- a CDS encoding helix-turn-helix domain-containing protein: MEALAERLSHLDSHAQATVRIVAFYDTLMRRRLDLPALARASAGLAECVVGVRLHGPGRAIRMTPDGREAPAPPTPASASAPVTLDEEEIGTVWLERPGPTGPLDDVVLDRLAIAVAATAERYGPARTTMADPALVELVVSSDGDEAARARALRLLGFAAGTPVQVAAVRAPLPLAQVATLICPERPVKAAELTGTGTGVILAGSLDEARWPAEVRAGIGAAASPARSWHQARAALRFTTAREPVVRYDGLGALALVAEIPEHAVRDNADVAAFARVAAAAEDVRTLDAYCDTGSLRRAAELLHLHHSSVARRLDQIGKVLGFDLTEPTGLVRARIALTAWRLLDD, encoded by the coding sequence ATGGAGGCCTTGGCTGAACGCCTGTCACATCTGGACTCGCACGCCCAGGCGACGGTCCGCATCGTCGCGTTCTACGACACGCTGATGCGCCGCAGACTGGACCTTCCCGCGCTCGCGCGGGCCTCGGCCGGCCTGGCCGAGTGCGTCGTCGGGGTCCGGCTCCACGGCCCGGGGCGGGCGATCCGCATGACGCCCGACGGCAGGGAGGCACCCGCCCCGCCGACGCCCGCCTCCGCCTCGGCGCCGGTCACCCTCGACGAGGAGGAGATCGGCACGGTGTGGCTGGAACGCCCCGGGCCCACCGGCCCGCTCGACGATGTGGTGCTGGACCGGCTTGCCATCGCCGTCGCGGCGACCGCCGAACGGTACGGCCCGGCCCGCACGACCATGGCCGACCCCGCCCTGGTCGAACTGGTCGTCAGCTCCGACGGCGACGAGGCGGCCCGGGCCCGCGCGCTGCGGCTCCTCGGGTTCGCCGCGGGCACGCCCGTGCAGGTCGCCGCCGTCCGCGCGCCCCTCCCCCTCGCCCAGGTGGCCACCCTGATCTGCCCGGAACGGCCGGTGAAGGCGGCCGAGCTCACCGGCACCGGCACGGGCGTGATCCTGGCCGGCAGCCTGGACGAGGCCCGATGGCCGGCCGAGGTGCGCGCGGGTATCGGCGCCGCCGCGAGCCCCGCCCGGTCCTGGCACCAGGCCCGCGCCGCGCTGCGTTTCACCACCGCGCGCGAACCCGTGGTCCGCTACGACGGCCTCGGTGCGCTGGCACTCGTAGCCGAGATACCGGAGCACGCCGTACGGGACAACGCCGACGTCGCCGCGTTCGCCCGGGTCGCCGCCGCAGCGGAGGACGTGCGGACGCTCGACGCGTACTGCGACACGGGCTCCCTGCGCCGAGCCGCCGAGCTCCTCCACCTGCACCACAGCAGCGTCGCCCGCCGGCTCGACCAGATCGGGAAGGTCCTCGGCTTCGATCTCACCGAACCGACCGGACTGGTGCGGGCCAGGATCGCCCTCACCGCCTGGCGACTGCTGGACGACTGA